Sequence from the Ascaphus truei isolate aAscTru1 chromosome 3, aAscTru1.hap1, whole genome shotgun sequence genome:
GGTCAGCATAATACAATACAAGCTGTGATGCTGTGCAATTGTATAATGTTAAATGTACATATGTTTTTCATTTTTACATTTACCAGTACaataagtaataagtataaataaCTCTGTAGTTTCCTAAGTATGtgatattcttaagaatccgccaacagattgctgGATTCcacaaatccgtccatgggttgtatccaatggcgtttttttttaatgaatctgCATGGATTAAAACCGATTAAATCCGTTTGCGAATTTTACACCATGgaacggattttgggggggaaaaatgCAAGAAAATCCGTGAAACCGATTTGGGCGGATTTGCCCAACTCTACCAATAACCCACTCTTCACTGAAATTCAGATCCTTGGTATCAGTTGCCCAAACATTTTTGCATGATGATCAACTCTGGAATTGAGACTTGGGTGGCAACGTGGCATTGTAAAAACTAACAAAGTCAAAAAGGAACCAACACATGACTAATATAATTCAAAAAGTTTCCATAAAAGTTCACCAACATTTTGAGAGAAAAAAATTCCAAATAAAAGCAGTGAATTCATTCTGATGCTTTAAAGCTTTACTAGTattttcttttaatttattttagttTATCTTCTAAAATTAAAGCCCAAATGCATAAATTAGGAGCAGCAGAGCCACACAAAATGACAGGGACCACATTGTTTTTGCTAAGGTCTTATACCTAACTGAATAAATCATGCAAATGCAATTCCTATATGACAGCAATCAGGGTTGCAATGGTACCAACCGTTAAAGTGAAGTCCAAGAAATAATTTTACATAATAATGTTTCCAAAACGGAAAACAGCAGCAATGTTATTATGAGAAATGTGATAAGGATTAAAGAAGAGTAAAATGAAGACAGCTACAGTATGCTTTCttttacgtgtgtgtatgtgtgtgtatatgtgtgtgtgtgtgtgcgtgcgtgcgtgcgtgcgtgtatgtgtgtgtgtgtgtaagtgcacATTTAAATGTACATAGATGCACTCTTACTTAATGTATTTTCTAAAAGCATTAAGTAATTGCATATGTTCAAAATTCACTAGAGTACAGTACTTCACGTAACTGTTATAACATCTGCTGGATTGCAATAACTAATGCAAGATGTGACATTTcgctacagtatgtgtaaatatgCAGCTGTGCATCATTCAGCGCCTATTGTCTTCTTTACTCATCCTCTGTTTATGCATAATGTCAGCTTCCTGTTTTGATAGAGAGCTTTGCATATATTACTAGCTGCAGAAGAGCCAGATTAAACTATGTTTACATCCTCTATTTTAAGCAGTGTGTACAGAATTTGAAATCACAAGGGTTAACGTGGCCTTATTCTAACAGACAGATAAAAAGGCAAGTCTCTTGTCTCAGTATAATACATGGCCCCCTAGTGTGAGCCACGACCTTGTGGGCAATCTAGATGTCAAATTATGACAGACTACGGAGACCGTAATCTAATAAATCACACTTTCATTACCTAGGTTATTAGTTCCAGTATATTTTTCAAATTCCGTCAATGTCTGCTTAATTTTGGCTGACTTCCCCCTTTGTGTTGTAAATTGCACCTCTAAATAATTTAAACTGTATGATAGCAGAAAACTTGATGACAGTTCCAGTATTTTAAATGAACACTACGATTTAGGGTgttctacagtatatcactgtTAAAAAAAATGTGGTTGGCTAAAttggagagattttctccaagACAAAGCACATACTTCATATAGTTTGAGAACTTGGTATGGCCAATCAAATGAACGCAATTCTGCGTTCTTACACCTCATTATTTAAAGCAAACGTCTGTAGCAGTGAATCGCTTCAGGGTGAATACAAAGTCAATTTATTATATGAACTAGTCTTAAAGACACCTGTAACTGACTCACTGTTTGATACACGAGTCAGATGCAAGGTTGCTTCACAAATTAGTGCAATGTTAACGCATCATAAAGTGCCTCTCTCAGGTGATCCTCAGCTCAAAATCTAATATGCACTTTCGCATATAATAAAAtatagggccttatgcagagagcatcgttatttcgaaattcgccattttttgtacaatttcgcgcagaaaccggcagaaaatggcgagttccgaaaaacgcgccattttgttttttcaattgctaaaactcgcctcgcggcttccgagaacctccatctcgccatttttaaaactctccgaatgcagagaggtgcgaacggcataaagcggctgttcgcgccaaaaaatgccgcgattctcgcatttttgccgcgccaggaaaagatggcaagatggcgctcgccgcctatagtaaaggggaaaaaaaggcgcgaatttgtttttacacgtttctgaagcgcgcatctcgccaatttaaactcgccacacgcatccatgttaaacatagcagaattcgcacttttctgcatatggagaataaaactctccaaaaaagctactttttatgaaattcgccaattttaaaattctatgctctctgcatgaggtcCATAGTATGAGATGAGCCATTAAGAGCAAACAATGATTCAGATTGTTCTCCATGCTTAAAGTGCTTCCAGACACACTACCTTCACTGATATACAGCAGTCAATAGATTTAAATAACCCCGCACCAGTAGATATTCACATACATATTTAAATTAAACGGACATGGATAAAGGAATTGAATACAGCATTAGTAGCATTCGTTCTGATCAACATTTCAAAGCTATGAAGAAAACTACATTGCtgaaaaaatgtatacattttctgCCTTCTACTTTCTGAAAAGTTCAGGGTTTAAATCATGGTGTAAACAGCTTTTCCTGATTGTACCACACGAAACTGCAGCACTACACATAATCTTGCATACTGTAACTGCAGTTCATGTAAATGCGCTTTGGCACATGGCGTATGTTAGTGAAACGTAATGCACGGTATATTGCCACATAATCAAAGAATGCTGTGTCCTACTACTAAAAAGGACATTTATATTAATGGGGAAAAATGAACCCATAAACTGCTGGATTTACATCTACTGAACTGCAAACCTTTCCAGCAGCAGAGGTATCAAGTCTGAATTCATTTCTAATTTACTCCCCGGATTATATTGAATAAAATGCTTGAGCTACAGTATTGTTTGCCTGCTGCCATCCAATTGAGTGAAAGTTGCTACTACAGAACATACACACCTAAAATTGCCAAAAGCATATTTCTGTTTAAATTTTAAAGGTAGCACATTGTAGGCTCGGTTCCAtgctatttcccagaatccctggttgcagtggaagcattaagagataatggggaaagacagggttgtgaacctgcctgagacatgtgaatatgctcacaagtgatatttttatttactgtttaCAATGTAGAATTGTGTACAAATGAGAAACAACAGGCCAGATATTATAAAAGAAATATAAATACAATACAGCTCTGTTTAGTTTAATACTGAATGTGCCTTTTCTTATCgtattaacctgtacatttaaCCTTTACTTCAGGCATGTACAACACCTTAAATCGTAGTGTTCATTTAAAATACTGGAACTGTCATCAAGTTTTCTGCTATCATGCAGTTTCAATTATTTAGAGGTGCAATTTTTTCAGGCATGGATAAAAATGTTATGGCCCAGACCTTTTGTTTCTCTGAATTACACTGAGGTTAAAGTTATTTTGGGCAGCAAATACCATTTTTCACTATTATCTCattgcatacaatgcttccactgcacccagggattctgggtaatgtcatgcaaatgagcaaatagTTATTTGGGGCTGATTTAGACTGCAGTTCTGTTACATTGCTCCTAGTCATAGAGAAGTTTTTGCGGCAAGTGATACCTTTGAATGGATCAACATGATAATTCTTTATGAGCACCGCTGTACATGAGCGTTCAAGACTTcacaaatctttttttaatatatgggAAAATATTGCAAACTTGATATGTTTTAattagcaatttttttttaatgattttttagtACATTTAGCAAATGCCGGGTATGGTGTTTTGATGAGAAAATGGTGCGAAATGTTGCCTTTTGAAATTGAGCAAAAATGGCAAATTTTCATGGCAAATGCCATTTTTCTGTAAACGTTGCAGTTTTTTTGCACATTGTTGCTGACGTTTTGCAAACATTTCACACAACTCTAATTACcagcctcaaaaaaaaaaaaaaaaaaaaaaagaatataagcACTTCAGAGTCTTTCAATAAAATTACTAGATGCTCTTTAAACATATCAGAAATAACTTGACTTCACTGGAACTCGCCAACTCTGCAATCATCCTCCCTATTTTAGAATCCTAATTCACTGTTTCACTAAATTTACACCTGTAAAGGAAAATTGTGTAGTATAGAACAATGTTGTGCATTCTTAATACACGTGGGACTTCTTAAAAATCTGTCTAGTACCACTCTCATTATAAGCAATTACGTTGACGCATGGATACAATTACTAAAAGAATGGGTTTGCTAGCAAGTGTACTGTATGCTTttttaaaagtatatatttttttcctggAGAAATAGAAGATTTAAAGAAATGTCCAAAAATAACTAGATCATTTTGAAAATGTAGAACAAGTTTGGGACTATAGCACAGCAATGTTTCAgcaatttctcgctatgcaccatcccgactcttgcgttctgctcaaggatgtcttctttctaccccctttttatctaaagccctctcccgccttaaacctttttcactgactgccccacacctctggaatgcccttcccctcagtacccgactagcaccctctctatccacctttaagacccaccttaagacacacttgcttaaagaagcatacgaatagcactgtgaacattttgaacacatgatacataaagcttggccccctgcagacgcacttaccagaactccctcctacgttctccctacctaccaattagattgtaagctcctcggggcagggactcctcttccttaatgttatgtttgtctaaagcacttattcccatgatctgttatttatattatctgttatttattcaattaccacatgtattactactgtgaagcgctatgtacattaatggcgctatataaataaagacatacaatacaatacaatacaatgtttaGTATTGTTACATGTTGTAGACTGCTCTGTCTGTTTTTTGAGGGTCATTCACTACCCTTTTTTCGGAACATGAACTTCTGACCTAAACCCACAGCTTCCTGCTTGTACACATACATTAAAGTATAAGTAATGCCCTGCATTCAATCTGGTTGAATGTTGTTTGTCAAACATTTACAGAATGGCCACCCATTCGTTTGTCCTGTTCTAATGCTGCTGAGCTGTTCCAGCATTGCTCTCTGATTTACAATCTGCTACAGTACACTCTGCAAAACTGACTATTACGTCAATCATACAACAACTGGGCACAAAAAGGCAGCCTGAAAAAGTCACAGGCAGAATGCCAGGTCACTAAAAGCAGAGATTTCAGAATGAACAGAGATAATATTTTAACCAATTACGTGCCAGAGTCCAACAACAATGAATAGTGATGGGATCTGATGTGTGACAGTGGCCCCCTTATAATTCGCTGAGCATATAACTGAGCTTTCTctgttgttgttttaaaaaataaaaataaaccaatCCAATGGAAATGccaaaactgaagaaaactcTGTAAGATCCTGGGCATTAAATGATCTTCCGTAGACTCAGAAGGAAGAGGAATAAAACAGAAGGAGAACAGGAAAATTGGAGCAGGTGACACTATTTTTGCTTACTGTTAGTTACTATCATAGGTAATATTGTTTGAAAAATCATTTCACAAAAATGCTCCCTGAAATAGGAGAAACTTATTTTCATGGAatcataatactgtatatactgtactgtacacgtgtTTATAGTATGTTTCCTTGCATGTACAAAAAAACCCAGCGTGTTTCCTTGTGTTGCAACACCCTCCGTTAACATGGACACACTGGTAGAAATGAATCATTCTCTCCCATTTGCGACTCAAGTAAATGTTGGCATTACCTCAACTCTTCACTGTCCATTAGCTTCCTGTAGGCAGTTATTTCCACATCTAATCCCATCTTCATTGCCAAGAGGTCTTGATACTCTTGGCCATAATGAGCAATTTGCTAACATGGGGAAAATAAAGAGAGATATAAAACAACGTTGAATTGAATCATTTGCATTCAACTTTTAAAATACCATAATCGGGTTTCGTTAAATTTGGATACGTAATTATCTTTTTCATGTTATctcacataggggcctatgcagagagcagcgctatttcgaaattcgccattttttggagaaaatcgcgcagaaaacagcagaaaatggcgagttccgaaaaacgcgccaatttttcttttctatttctaaaactcgcctcgcggctggcgagaacctcaatctcgccagttttaaaaatatcctaatgcagagaggagcgaacggcatctagcggttgttcgcgccaataaaatggcgcgattgtctcctttttgcctcgccagaaaaaattggcaagaagctgccgctcgcggccattgcaaagggaaaaaaaaggcgcgattttttttttacacatttgtgaagcgcgcatctcgccaatttaaactcgccagacgcattcatgttaaacatagcagaattcgcacatttctgcatatggagaataaaactctccaaaaaagctactttttaataaattcgccaattttaaaattcgctgctctctgcataggccccatagggtTAGATCCTCAGAAGTATGCTAAATAAGGGCAAATAATATTACCGTACCTATGAATGTAACGGACCTTACTTTCACCTTCATTAATGGGTATTTTCAAGGCTGATGATATGCAAAAGTGAGGTCTGTTAGCAAAACGACCAAGGTAATATTACCTGGATGAAAGTAGATTACCGTAGCCTAGaaaaatacactgcacatgcgcattgggaaGGAACGCTATTAGGGAACGTTAGCTCACCACAGCTGTAACTGCTATCCCAGTTGATGGGATCTGTTAGTGTTCTGACCTGGGCAATGTAGGAGAGCATGAACACATTGCTCGACACCTCTTTCCCCACCACACCAGATGTACTTTGTACAGTACATATGTTAATATATGTTTCTCAGGGTCTGTAATGTATATAGTTATGTTTgttgaatattatataaatgttacatttatttatttatttttacacacaGTGCCTGACTGTGTGTACTTAAATACTACTTTAGTTACTTCTGTCTACTCGAAAAACATTTTCACATATGTAGATTCATTCTGGTAAATGCAAACTTTATACCATAAATTATACATACAATAGTAGGCCAAATAAACATATCTAACATTCACTTTAAtcaaaaacacattttttaagtCCTTCCCTTTTCTGTTATAGGCTATTTGGCTAAATAAGGCAATGCCCCTCAGTGTTTAGAAGTGGGTAAGGGCAGCTTTAGGCTGAAATATTGTTACGTTATTAGCATAACCTTAACAGTAATGGAAGTTTGAGGATTTCCATTGGTAGGTAaagtgctcattaccatatgatttgcctATAAAGAAGCCTAAGGTCCGTTAAAATGTAAGGATCccttatttttaaggaaaatggaTTAACAATATAGTGTTAAGCAGCTTTGGGGATATGCGTTATTAAAATGGGATAACGTACCCTATAAATATTAGCcaccttctgaggatctaccctatAGTTAATTTTATAACCCAACACAAGCTGCGGATACAAAACAAAGTCCAAGAAACACAacagaaaatatataataaatcattatcaaaatataaaatgtgacaaaatacatagttaaatatttCAATGtaaaggtcatttagttaaaccctttggccaaagcattataagcctgcagccatttcatggcatgaccactatgcaggtcctaacactacctgtgaacattctcatttacctctgctggacaGAGAAGGGtctcagtggacctgtcctgcacaggccaaagggtttaattaaatgacccttactcataagctcaccccaccccaccccactttttaagtagcaggtttttccatgtacctgtgcaggacaggtccactgagaCCATTCTCCTTGCagcagaggtaaataagaattttcacaggtagtgttaggacctgtagaCTGGTCacgctgtgacgtggctgcaggcttataacgctttggccaaagtgtttaactaaatgatccttactcatgagaatactaacattgaagtatttaactatgtattttgtcacattattgtatacatttgggtatttttgtcttttgttgtatacacttggccatgctctgtagcactccttttgacacaaatatatatatatatctgcatttgttttgtttaataaaaagCATCTGTTTCCAGCAACGTGGGCAGTGAGAGGGctattttctttttaattaatACAAGCATAAAAAGACAACTAAATGTAGGATGCTGCTTTACCTTCCTGATGTCGTCTAACTGAGACTTGAGAGCTGAGGCTTGCTCCTGGTATTGCTCTGTTTCACTGCCGGTGCTTGTTTCAGCTTCTGCAATATAAGTTTCCAGCTGAATGTTCTTTAAAATGAGAGAAAGCCGGGGTTTTAGGACATCATTACAGGTTTTCATTGTCACCCTCTATAGATAGTACAATAGCTTAATAAAGCACATATGTTAATAAAATTCAGTTCGGCAAAACCCAAATGCACAAACAAGAACAAATAAATACACTTGATAAACCATTATTTTATAATATTTACACATGCCTGTGAATCTCTCATCAAATATAAATTCCTGTGAACTTTAAATTCCTAGATTACTAGTACAGATACGACAGACATCAAAATATGCAGAACACATTATTGTGTTGCAGTAACAATATGTAACTGGAGTTGAAACCCTAACTTTATACCAACAAGGCTATTTTTTAAGGCTACTAAATTGTTGGATCAGAACTGTGGGCTAAAGTTTGCTCTGGCCTCTAAATTGCGCATAGATTGACTCATTTCGTAAACATTATTTACTGTATAAGCAGATGCTTTGACACATTGTTTTTCATGTTaacctaaagaaaaaaaaagaaaaaacaaacaagaaaaaaatCTTACCAGTGCCTTCACACGGTCTATTTCACGCTGTACTGAATCAAACTGTAGTTTCAACATCCTGAATTCTTCTTTGTATGATGTCAGTGCGTGTCCTGATGGGTGTGAAGAACCAGATGCCATAATGATCTTAgaaattacaaaatatatatagaaattaTAAACTGAAGAGACTAGCAAACTATTCCATTGGTCAGTAGCCTAGAGGACAGTCAATATATTCtactacataaaaaaaaatagactaACAATTTAGCTCCGTAAAGTGTTCTCGAATGGAGGTTAATAATTACTCTGGTGAATAATTGTTTTACATGCAAAACCAAACACGCTCAAATATCAGATGGCATTCTCAGATTTAAAGAATAGAACAGGtctaatattaataaaatacaagagcacactttttttaaatttgtttgtCTATGAAatgctactgtagtgccgacgagtattctaaaacaaatctggggcaatcaccaacaagacccaggtacatgctgggtacatgctgcaacatttctgcagacagacttatggcccatcggattaacagtgggggtccctggcagtcccattcaaactgaatgggactgccagggacccctgctgtgttaatccaatgagccattagtctctgcagaaatgtcagtgaaaattttgcagcatgtacccagcatgtacctggaccttgttggtgatagccccagattttccaaggcaagtttaaggcaagttttagaatactcatcggcgcacctgtaggtATTTCCCAAAAGCACACAACATCTATAAGCATTAAACAGCATTATACATTCTTTGCATAAGGCTGTTTAttgcttatacagtatgtaacatggcctcccggcagttacttctttttctgggcttttcctctgtcagtcctgttagaacaggcagtggaaaggttaattccttcaagaGGTCTGTAAGTGCATTTCAGCCTTGAATGTGTAGCAATATTCAAGGGCAGGCCTTGCAACATGAGgttgtcaatcaaaggggtggatattggttggaacatcccctgctgtgtgtgggccaatctgtatccggctttgtcttgtaatgattcaaagttagagacactcccttgAGATATTCATATTGGGACATACCTCCTAAATTAAGTAGTCAGTAATCAGTTAGTTAGTGAGAGTGTTGATGAGGAGATAGAGGAGACAACACAGAAGAAAGctgtctcttcccttccccccatgctgggggggggggagaaaagaagaGCATGATGCTAGCCAGGGTTCTGAGCTAGAGAGAGAGGAATATGCTATTACAGGctgtgatgctgtgatgctgtgatgctgtgctgatATGCTGCAGTAAAACTCCagaaagacattgctgtgtggaaTCCCTGTCTCTGGTATgtgaagagtgtcagtgggggttcCCCCTCTGAAGGcccccagaggatccctactggctggaggcactgcaccacccagagatgaccagaacaaggtaacctgtcccaacCCCTGTCCCTgttctggctctccccacaccactgcggagccctcagccctcatGTTACCAGCAGGTTGGAGCACCATTATAACCAGTGAAGGagagtgccccccccccatctcagttagggggggatgggataaaagggttacaaGTAGATATTGCATGCATTAAATAGAGAAACAATAGCATTttactttctctcctccaactccctgcttcACTCTTTACATTCTCTACCCTCTGCACTCCAccgagacagcactaacaaaaggGGCGAACgacctactcacagctaagtcTAAGGGTAATTTCTCCTTACCAATTCTTCtagatctctctgctgccttaaacactgttgatcacccccttctcctgcacactcTCCATTCCATTGTCCTCTGTGATGCATTCCTCTGCTGTTTCAAGCCCTACATTTCCAAATGGtctttcagtgtttccttctctagtgtctcctcctcttcactccctctttctgtaGAGGTCCCACAATATTCTttccttggccctctgctcttctcactctatacctcttctcttggtgaactgATACAATCTTTTGACTTTCATTATCTTCTCTATGCTAAAGACATCCATATCTACCTCTCCTTCCCTGACCTCTCCTCCTCTTTCTTGTCCCGTGTCACCAAttgtctctctgcaatctcctcctggatgtccccCCATTActtgaagcttaacatgtccaaaacagagcGAATAATCTTTCCCCCTTCcacagtcacccctacacccaaactctccttcACTGTCAATAATACACAATTTCATCAAcacagcaaagctgctgcctaaGGGTTCattccttcattcctcacattcaagcCCTCACTTAGTCCTGTGATCTCAATCTCCGAAATATTGCTAGGATacacccttttctcactcatgacccaactaaaatcctaattcactcccTTATCCTGTCCAGCCTTGACTACTGCAAGCTTCTATTTGGCATTTCCCTCGTCActtgtcccaactccaatcctaCCAAAATTCTGCAGCCAGACTCATCTTTCTCACTCATTGTTCCAGTTCTGCTGCTTTTCTATCCAAATCCTTACACTGGCTCCCATTTCCTTTAGAATTACATTTACATGATGCtgccccccccttacatctcagcccttgtccccaaatatatttttaaattgccCCCTCCATTCTGCCATAACATACATATTTCCTCCTGACACCAccttctctcactcccgcctCCAAGACTTCTCCCATGCTTCACCttatctctggaattccctaccatgtaCCATcaaactctcccccagctttcagacatctaacaaactcacctttttaaggaagcctatctgaCATAACCCTAATATATCTCCCTACTGCCCCAACACTATGGGTACCAGCCATCCAGCttgaccaaactccatgctatctaaaaccccctaacatccacacccccaaaccttaatggttacacaccatactccatcctgagtcATTCTCCGTCGCACAATATGCGTTTGTCCTTATTtgaatgtcattctgtttatgtaattgataTCCCTCTGTTCCCCCACTGTGCCGAGATGTGGAATATGTtgacactttacaaataaacaataataataattatatatcaaTATTTAGTCAATTTAATATACAGGCATGGTTTGATTTACACATCATAAGATGGGAAAGAAACGACTACAACCCATTTCTTATTTGTATTTAACACATAAGCACATTTAAAATGTGGTCACCTGGAAGGATGTACAGTGATATGCTGTTGTATTAAATGTTAAAACGTACCTTGCTCTCAGCTGCAGCAAACGCATCCCGTTTGGTCCTTGAAACCAAAGTTTCATATTGCTGTTTCATTTCCGATATGGCTGTTGTAAGATCTGCAGTCTGAGCATAGTTGTCAAATGAAATGGAGATTGCTGCTTTTGAGCCATTGGTAACAATGGTCTGTACTTCTCTGACTCTCTGTGTATGTATGGAAAAAGCA
This genomic interval carries:
- the LOC142490271 gene encoding thread biopolymer filament subunit alpha-like isoform X1 — encoded protein: MKQQYETLVSRTKRDAFAAAESKIIMASGSSHPSGHALTSYKEEFRMLKLQFDSVQREIDRVKALNIQLETYIAEAETSTGSETEQYQEQASALKSQLDDIRKQIAHYGQEYQDLLAMKMGLDVEITAYRKLMDSEELRLSTGSGITVQMSKSSASFGGGGGGGGGGGGAGYGAGGGGGAGYGAGGGGGGGYGYGSGYGVDIGGGYGSGYGIGLGGGGGGGGLGLSLGGGGGGGGGGGLGFGGGSGSTFGGSFQYGGLNSSAISTSSAY
- the LOC142490271 gene encoding thread biopolymer filament subunit alpha-like isoform X2 — protein: MKQQYETLVSRTKRDAFAAAESKIIMASGSSHPSGHALTSYKEEFRMLKLQFDSVQREIDRVKALNIQLETYIAEAETSTGSETEQYQEQASALKSQLDDIRKQIAHYGQEYQDLLAMKMGLDVEITAYRKLMDSEELRLSTGSGITVQMSKSSASFGGGGGGGGGGAGYGAGGGGGGGYGYGSGYGVDIGGGYGSGYGIGLGGGGGGGGLGLSLGGGGGGGGGGGLGFGGGSGSTFGGSFQYGGLNSSAISTSSAY